One Mobula hypostoma chromosome 5, sMobHyp1.1, whole genome shotgun sequence DNA segment encodes these proteins:
- the LOC134346473 gene encoding zinc finger protein 239-like isoform X1: MPFTCSECGKGFTQSSQLNEHQRVHTEKMPFTCSDCGKGFTHSSDLQRHQRVHTGKKPFTCSECGKGFARSSLLLKHQQIHTGDKPFICSECGKGFTDSAQLKKHQFVHTAERPFTCSDCGKGFIRHSHLLTHQLDHTGEKPFICSECGKGFTHSAQLKEHQRLHTGEWPFTCSECGKGFTRSSRLKVHQRVHTGERPFICSECGKGFAVSSQLQVHQKFHTGERPFRCSECGRGFIQPFRLKLHQRVHTGEKPFTCSECGKGFTRQSQLTEHQRVHTGERPFACSECGNSFAWSSQLKVHQRIHTGEKPFSCSECGKGFTQSSKLLRHYQIHTRKNLFTCSDCGKEFTRLSDFKTHQRIPTGGCHSPVLNVGKDSLRHLN, encoded by the coding sequence atgccattcacctgctctgaatgtgggaaagggTTCACTCAATCATCTCAGCTGAatgaacatcagcgagttcacactgaaaagatgccgttcacctgctcagactgtgggaaaggattcactcactcatccgacctacagagacaccagcgagttcacactgggaagaagccattcacatgctctgaatgtgggaagggatttgctcGGTCATCTCTGCTCTTGAAACACCAGCAAATTCACACTGGGGACaaaccattcatctgctcagaatgtgggaagggattcaccgaTTCAGCTCAGCTGAAAAAACATCAGTTTGTTCACACTgcggagagaccgttcacctgctcagactgtgggaaaggattcattcGGCATTCTCATCTACTGACACACCAGTTagatcacactggggagaaaccattcatctgctctgaatgtgggaagggattcacccaTTCAGctcaactgaaggaacatcagcgacttcacactggtgaatggccgttcacctgctctgaatgtgggaagggattcactcggtcatctcgactgaaggtgcatcagcgagttcacactggggagaggccgttcatctgctctgaatgtgggaagggattcgctgTGTCATCTCAACTGCAGGTACATCAGAaatttcacactggggagaggccattcagatgctctgaatgtgggagggGCTTCATTCAGCCATTTCGACTGAagctacatcagcgagttcacactggggagaaaccgttcacctgctctgaatgtgggaagggattcactcggcaaTCTCAACTGAcggaacatcagcgagttcacactggggagaggccattcgcctgctctgaatgtgggaataGTTTTGCTTGGTCATCTcagctgaaggtacatcagcgaattcacactggggagaaacctttcagctgctctgaatgtgggaagggattcactcagtcatccaaactTTTGAGGCATTACCAAATTCACACTAGGAAGaatctgttcacctgctcagattgtgggaaagaATTCACTCGGTTATCTGACTTTAAAACACATCAGCGAATTCCCACTGGGGGATGCCACTCACCtgttctgaatgtgggaaaggattcactcagacaTCTcaattaa
- the LOC134346473 gene encoding gastrula zinc finger protein xLCGF3.1-like isoform X2, whose product MPFTCSECGKGFTQSSQLNEHQRVHTEKMPFTCSDCGKGFTHSSDLQRHQRVHTGKKPFTCSECGKGFARSSLLLKHQQIHTGDKPFICSECGKGFTDSAQLKKHQFVHTAERPFTCSDCGKGFIRHSHLLTHQLDHTGEKPFICSECGKGFTHSAQLKEHQRLHTGEWPFTCSECGKGFTRSSRLKVHQRVHTGERPFICSECGKGFAVSSQLQVHQKFHTGERPFRCSECGRGFIQPFRLKLHQRVHTGEKPFTCSECGKGFTRQSQLTEHQRVHTGERPFACSECGNSFAWSSQLKGHTSPSAD is encoded by the exons atgccattcacctgctctgaatgtgggaaagggTTCACTCAATCATCTCAGCTGAatgaacatcagcgagttcacactgaaaagatgccgttcacctgctcagactgtgggaaaggattcactcactcatccgacctacagagacaccagcgagttcacactgggaagaagccattcacatgctctgaatgtgggaagggatttgctcGGTCATCTCTGCTCTTGAAACACCAGCAAATTCACACTGGGGACaaaccattcatctgctcagaatgtgggaagggattcaccgaTTCAGCTCAGCTGAAAAAACATCAGTTTGTTCACACTgcggagagaccgttcacctgctcagactgtgggaaaggattcattcGGCATTCTCATCTACTGACACACCAGTTagatcacactggggagaaaccattcatctgctctgaatgtgggaagggattcacccaTTCAGctcaactgaaggaacatcagcgacttcacactggtgaatggccgttcacctgctctgaatgtgggaagggattcactcggtcatctcgactgaaggtgcatcagcgagttcacactggggagaggccgttcatctgctctgaatgtgggaagggattcgctgTGTCATCTCAACTGCAGGTACATCAGAaatttcacactggggagaggccattcagatgctctgaatgtgggagggGCTTCATTCAGCCATTTCGACTGAagctacatcagcgagttcacactggggagaaaccgttcacctgctctgaatgtgggaagggattcactcggcaaTCTCAACTGAcggaacatcagcgagttcacactggggagaggccattcgcctgctctgaatgtgggaataGTTTTGCTTGGTCATCTcagctgaag ggtcacaccagcccctctgccgactaa